A region of Vanessa tameamea isolate UH-Manoa-2023 chromosome 21, ilVanTame1 primary haplotype, whole genome shotgun sequence DNA encodes the following proteins:
- the LOC113400405 gene encoding serine/threonine-protein phosphatase Pgam5, mitochondrial isoform X1: MASFSRLNKIALLGLGAVGGTLAYYQIGKSEKKFHVQNSWTTNFTPSVKWEKNWDHREPESIVKPVQSNKPEDENRYNEQIEKSKSKAVRHLFLIRHGQYNIDGATDKERILTELGRQQADLTGKRLADLDIKWDLLVRSTMTRAQETATIIAKHLPQDIEVKDCQLIEEGAPVPPEPPVGHWRPEPKQFFQDGARIEAAFRRYFHRAPPEQPRDSYTLLVCHANVIRFFVCKALQFPAEGWLRISLNHGSITWLSILPNGNVVLRGLSDTGHMQPKCITSR, encoded by the exons ATGGCATCGTTTTCTAGACTGAATAAAATTGCTTTGTTAGGCTTAGGCGCTGTAGGTGGTACCTTAGCTTATTATCAAATCGGTAAATCTGAGAAAAAATTCCACGTTCAAAATTCATGGACGACGAATTTCACGCCGAGTGTGAAATGGGAAAAAAATTGGGACCA tcGCGAACCCGAATCAATAGTCAAACCAGTCCAATCAAATAAGCCAGAAGATGAAAACCGATACAATGAGCAGATTGAAAAGTCTAAGAGCAAAGCTGTGAGGCACTTGTTTCTAATACGTCACGGCCAGTATAACATAGATGGAGCAACTGACAAGGAGAGAATCTTAACAGAATTGG gCAGACAACAAGCAGATCTAACTGGTAAACGGCTAGCcgatttagatataaaatggGATCTACTGGTTCGATCAACAATGACCAGAGCTCAAGAGACAGCTACCATTATAGCAAAACATCTACCCCAAGATATAGAAGTTAAAGACTGCCAACTGATCGAGGAAGGTGCTCCTGTTCCACCAGAGCCCCCTGTGGGGCACTGGAGACCAGAACCCAAA CAGTTCTTCCAGGACGGCGCGCGCATCGAGGCGGCGTTCCGGCGCTACTTCCACCGCGCGCCGCCCGAGCAGCCGCGGGACTCCTACACGCTGCTCGTGTGCCACGCCAACGTCATCCGCTTCTTCGTCTGCAA GGCGCTGCAGTTCCCGGCGGAGGGCTGGCTGCGGATATCGCTGAACCACGGCTCCATAACGTGGCTGTCCATCCTGCCCAACGGCAACGTGGTGCTGCGCGGCCTCAGCGACACGGGCCACATGCAGCCCAAGTGCATCACCAGCCGGTAA
- the LOC113400405 gene encoding serine/threonine-protein phosphatase Pgam5, mitochondrial isoform X2, producing the protein MASFSRLNKIALLGLGAVGGTLAYYQIGKSEKKFHVQNSWTTNFTPSVKWEKNWDHREPESIVKPVQSNKPEDENRYNEQIEKSKSKAVRHLFLIRHGQYNIDGATDKERILTELGRQQADLTGKRLADLDIKWDLLVRSTMTRAQETATIIAKHLPQDIEVKDCQLIEEGAPVPPEPPVGHWRPEPKFFQDGARIEAAFRRYFHRAPPEQPRDSYTLLVCHANVIRFFVCKALQFPAEGWLRISLNHGSITWLSILPNGNVVLRGLSDTGHMQPKCITSR; encoded by the exons ATGGCATCGTTTTCTAGACTGAATAAAATTGCTTTGTTAGGCTTAGGCGCTGTAGGTGGTACCTTAGCTTATTATCAAATCGGTAAATCTGAGAAAAAATTCCACGTTCAAAATTCATGGACGACGAATTTCACGCCGAGTGTGAAATGGGAAAAAAATTGGGACCA tcGCGAACCCGAATCAATAGTCAAACCAGTCCAATCAAATAAGCCAGAAGATGAAAACCGATACAATGAGCAGATTGAAAAGTCTAAGAGCAAAGCTGTGAGGCACTTGTTTCTAATACGTCACGGCCAGTATAACATAGATGGAGCAACTGACAAGGAGAGAATCTTAACAGAATTGG gCAGACAACAAGCAGATCTAACTGGTAAACGGCTAGCcgatttagatataaaatggGATCTACTGGTTCGATCAACAATGACCAGAGCTCAAGAGACAGCTACCATTATAGCAAAACATCTACCCCAAGATATAGAAGTTAAAGACTGCCAACTGATCGAGGAAGGTGCTCCTGTTCCACCAGAGCCCCCTGTGGGGCACTGGAGACCAGAACCCAAA TTCTTCCAGGACGGCGCGCGCATCGAGGCGGCGTTCCGGCGCTACTTCCACCGCGCGCCGCCCGAGCAGCCGCGGGACTCCTACACGCTGCTCGTGTGCCACGCCAACGTCATCCGCTTCTTCGTCTGCAA GGCGCTGCAGTTCCCGGCGGAGGGCTGGCTGCGGATATCGCTGAACCACGGCTCCATAACGTGGCTGTCCATCCTGCCCAACGGCAACGTGGTGCTGCGCGGCCTCAGCGACACGGGCCACATGCAGCCCAAGTGCATCACCAGCCGGTAA